The Schistocerca cancellata isolate TAMUIC-IGC-003103 chromosome 4, iqSchCanc2.1, whole genome shotgun sequence genome contains a region encoding:
- the LOC126184055 gene encoding uncharacterized protein LOC126184055 — MEHLHRTKQGENKGHHYLGKETKNQIIHLIGSSVTNNILLMMKSAKYYSIILDCTQDISKVEQMTVVVRFVQETRLHRVYDVEIWEHFLGFLPVPDSLCSTLMQVVLKFLEDKKILLCNMRGQERSLISRNEFQI; from the coding sequence atggagcacctgcacagaacaaagcaaggtgagaacaagggtcatcattatcttggaaaagaaacaaagaatcaaataattcatcttattggatcatctgtaaccaacaacattctattaatgatgaaatctgcaaagtattacagtataattctggactgcacacaagatatttcaaaagttgagcagatgacagttgtggtacgtttcgtccaggagacaAGACTCCACAGGGTATATGATGTCGAAATTTGGGAGcatttcctgggatttcttccagtgccTGATTCTTTATGCTCCACTTTGATGCAGgtcgtactcaagttcttggaagataaaaaaatcctattgtgtaatatgagagggCAAGAAAGAAGTTTGATCTCCAGAAATgaatttcagatatga